In Planctomycetota bacterium, one genomic interval encodes:
- a CDS encoding enoyl-ACP reductase has translation MALLEGKKGLILGIANDRSIAAAIAKSSKAHGATFAVTNLPGEKFLARTKKAMDNGGYGEMPLFGLDVADDASLDDFFAKVKDEMGTIDFVVHSLAFANKDYLAIDKFLETPRDVFGQALDISAYSLIEVARRAQPLMNEGGSIIAMTYLGSDRAVPGYNVMGVAKAALESTSRYLAYELGPKGIRVNTISAGPVRTLSAMAVGGIGEMFDHTTQKAPLRRNIDAEEVGKAAVYLLSDLSSGTTGENLYVDSGFNIVGL, from the coding sequence ATGGCACTCCTCGAAGGCAAAAAGGGTCTCATCCTCGGCATCGCCAACGATCGCTCGATCGCGGCGGCGATTGCCAAGTCGTCCAAAGCACACGGCGCGACGTTCGCCGTCACGAATCTGCCCGGCGAGAAGTTCCTCGCTCGCACTAAGAAGGCCATGGACAACGGTGGGTACGGCGAGATGCCGCTCTTTGGGCTGGACGTCGCCGACGATGCGAGCCTCGACGACTTCTTCGCCAAGGTGAAGGACGAGATGGGCACGATCGACTTCGTCGTCCACTCGCTGGCCTTTGCGAACAAGGACTACCTCGCGATCGACAAGTTCCTCGAGACGCCGCGGGACGTGTTCGGCCAGGCGTTGGACATCAGCGCGTACAGCCTGATTGAGGTCGCGCGTCGGGCTCAGCCGCTGATGAACGAGGGCGGGAGCATCATCGCGATGACCTATCTCGGCAGCGACCGGGCTGTGCCGGGGTACAACGTGATGGGCGTCGCCAAGGCCGCGCTGGAGTCGACCAGCCGCTACCTCGCATATGAGCTCGGGCCCAAGGGCATCCGCGTCAACACGATCAGTGCCGGCCCGGTCCGCACGCTGAGCGCCATGGCCGTCGGCGGCATCGGCGAGATGTTCGACCACACGACGCAAAAAGCGCCGCTACGCCGCAACATCGACGCCGAAGAGGTCGGCAAGGCCGCCGTCTACCTGCTCAGCGACCTCTCCAGCGGCACGACGGGCGAGAACCTGTACGTCGACAGCGGTTTCAACATCGTCGGGCTGTGA